The Iamia majanohamensis genome window below encodes:
- a CDS encoding type II 3-dehydroquinate dehydratase, with product MADPIVLLLSGPNLDLLGERQPEVYGTATLADHVATATAEAARHGLAVEHLQSNHEGDLVEAIHAARGRCAAIVVNAGALTHYGWSLHDALAAYEGPVVELHLSHPGGREPWRHTSVLAPVASGTVAGFGGDGYRLALDAVAHLLGREETP from the coding sequence GTGGCTGACCCCATCGTGCTGCTCCTGTCGGGACCCAACCTCGACCTGCTGGGCGAGCGCCAGCCCGAGGTGTACGGCACGGCCACCCTGGCCGACCACGTGGCCACGGCCACGGCCGAGGCGGCCCGCCACGGGCTCGCCGTCGAGCACCTCCAGTCCAACCACGAGGGCGACCTGGTCGAGGCCATCCACGCGGCCCGGGGCCGGTGCGCCGCCATCGTCGTCAACGCCGGCGCCCTGACCCACTACGGCTGGTCGCTCCACGACGCCCTGGCCGCCTACGAGGGACCGGTGGTGGAGCTCCACCTCTCGCACCCCGGCGGGCGCGAGCCCTGGCGCCACACGTCGGTCCTGGCCCCCGTCGCCTCCGGCACCGTCGCCGGCTTCGGCGGCGACGGCTACCGCCTCGCCCTCGACGCCGTCGCCCACCTGCTGGGCCGGGAGGAGACCCCGTGA
- a CDS encoding 3-dehydroquinate synthase family protein, translating to MIELEVPLDDRSYPVLVGAGARHRLLEVLPIGVRRAAVVTQEGIDWRVDPGVESEVFTIGDGEDAKHLGTVEDLCRDLARWGMTRADVVVAVGGGVVTDVAGFVAAIYHRGVPVVHVPTSLLGQVDAAIGGKTGVNLPEGKNLVGAYWQPTAVLCDTETLTTLPPREQRSGRGEMAKYAFLGVDDLPDLPLDEAVAACVRCKAEVVASDEREGGRRAILNYGHTLAHAIETAGGYDLRHGEAVAVGLVYAAEVARRLGRIDDDRVAEHRKVVAGYDLPLSLPPGLDHEHLVDLFGRDKKAVTGTTFVLDGRRGVEPVAVDDRALLLDALEAIRG from the coding sequence ATGATCGAGCTCGAGGTCCCCCTGGACGACCGGTCCTACCCGGTGCTGGTGGGCGCGGGCGCCCGCCACCGGCTCCTGGAGGTGCTGCCCATCGGCGTGCGCCGGGCCGCGGTGGTCACCCAGGAGGGCATCGACTGGCGCGTCGACCCGGGGGTGGAGAGCGAGGTGTTCACCATCGGCGACGGCGAGGACGCCAAGCACCTGGGCACCGTCGAGGACCTGTGCCGCGACCTGGCCCGGTGGGGGATGACCCGGGCCGACGTGGTCGTGGCCGTGGGCGGCGGGGTGGTCACCGACGTGGCCGGCTTCGTCGCCGCGATCTACCACCGGGGGGTGCCGGTCGTGCACGTGCCCACCAGCCTCTTGGGCCAGGTCGACGCGGCCATCGGGGGCAAGACCGGCGTCAACCTGCCCGAGGGCAAGAACCTGGTGGGCGCCTACTGGCAGCCCACCGCCGTGCTCTGCGACACCGAGACCCTCACCACCCTGCCGCCCCGCGAGCAGCGGTCGGGGCGGGGCGAGATGGCCAAGTACGCCTTCCTCGGCGTCGACGACCTGCCCGACCTGCCCCTCGACGAGGCGGTGGCCGCCTGCGTCCGGTGCAAGGCCGAGGTGGTGGCCTCCGACGAGCGCGAGGGCGGGCGCCGGGCCATCCTCAACTACGGCCACACCCTGGCCCACGCCATCGAGACCGCCGGCGGCTACGACCTGCGCCACGGCGAGGCCGTCGCCGTCGGCCTCGTGTACGCGGCCGAGGTGGCCCGCCGGCTGGGGCGCATCGACGACGACCGCGTCGCCGAGCACCGCAAGGTCGTGGCCGGCTACGACCTGCCGCTGTCGCTGCCGCCGGGCCTCGACCACGAGCACCTCGTCGACCTGTTCGGCCGGGACAAGAAGGCCGTCACCGGCACCACCTTCGTGCTCGACGGCCGCCGCGGGGTGGAGCCCGTGGCCGTCGACGACCGGGCCCTGCTCCTCGACGCCCTGGAGGCCATCCGTGGCTGA
- a CDS encoding shikimate kinase, protein MADGPSTGAARRTVAPVVLVGLMGSGKSTVGRRLASRLDRPFVDADDELVRRTGRTVREWFAEEGEPGFRVAEAELVADLLAAPGPAVIAAGGGAVVTPSTRALLTERALVVWLRAGVPFLVSRARRKAHRPLLDDDPATVLARLEAERTPLYEEVADVVVDVEGFHHGAEKPKRALAARVAELVLEAEAEAVHR, encoded by the coding sequence TTGGCTGACGGGCCGTCCACCGGCGCGGCCCGGCGGACGGTGGCCCCCGTGGTGCTCGTCGGCCTCATGGGGTCGGGCAAGTCCACCGTGGGGCGGCGCCTCGCCTCCCGTCTCGACCGCCCGTTCGTCGACGCCGACGACGAGCTCGTCCGCCGCACCGGTCGCACCGTGCGGGAGTGGTTCGCGGAGGAGGGGGAGCCGGGGTTCCGCGTCGCCGAGGCCGAGCTCGTCGCCGACCTGCTCGCCGCCCCCGGCCCGGCCGTGATCGCCGCCGGCGGCGGGGCCGTGGTCACCCCCTCGACCCGGGCCCTGCTCACGGAGCGGGCCCTCGTGGTGTGGCTGCGGGCCGGCGTGCCGTTCCTGGTCTCCCGGGCCCGGCGCAAGGCCCACCGCCCCCTCCTCGACGACGACCCGGCCACCGTCCTGGCCCGCCTGGAGGCCGAGCGGACCCCCCTCTACGAGGAGGTGGCCGACGTGGTCGTCGACGTGGAGGGGTTCCACCACGGCGCCGAGAAGCCCAAGCGCGCCCTGGCCGCCCGGGTCGCCGAGCTGGTCCTCGAGGCCGAGGCCGAGGCGGTGCACCGATGA
- the aroC gene encoding chorismate synthase — protein MRFLTAGESHGRALVVIVEGLPAGLEVAVADIQAELARRRLGYGRGPRMRFEVDDVTITSGVRHGRTLGSPVAVEVRNTEWDRNPERWQREMSVAAEDGPTQAPLTQPRPGHADLAGMQKYDFVDSRDVLERASARETAARVVAGTLAKLWLATLDVDVLSHVVRMGAATAPAGPPPTMADLERIDADEVRCLDPDASAAMVTEIKEAARDGDSLGGIVEVVAHGVPVGLGSHVHWDRKLDSRLAAALMSIQAVKGVEIGDGWEVAGLRGSAAHDPISWDAQASDYRRTGARAGGVEGGMSTGEPIIARAAMKPLASLNRPVLGTVDVLTKEETVSFKERTDVTAVPAMGVVAETMVALTLADEVARKFGGDTVAETRRNRDGYLAALREGPLG, from the coding sequence CTGCGCTTCCTGACCGCCGGAGAGTCCCACGGGCGCGCCCTCGTCGTCATCGTCGAGGGCCTCCCGGCCGGGCTCGAGGTCGCGGTGGCCGACATCCAGGCCGAGCTGGCCCGGCGCCGCCTCGGCTACGGGCGCGGGCCCCGCATGCGCTTCGAGGTCGACGACGTGACCATCACCAGCGGCGTCCGCCACGGGCGCACCCTCGGGTCGCCGGTGGCGGTGGAGGTCCGCAACACCGAGTGGGACCGCAACCCCGAGCGGTGGCAGCGGGAGATGTCGGTGGCGGCCGAGGACGGGCCCACCCAGGCCCCGCTGACCCAGCCCCGCCCCGGGCACGCCGACCTGGCCGGCATGCAGAAGTACGACTTCGTCGACTCCCGCGACGTGCTGGAGCGGGCCTCGGCCCGGGAGACCGCGGCCCGGGTGGTGGCCGGCACCCTGGCCAAGCTGTGGCTCGCCACCCTCGACGTCGACGTCCTGTCCCACGTCGTCCGCATGGGCGCGGCCACGGCCCCCGCAGGCCCGCCGCCCACCATGGCCGACCTGGAGCGCATCGACGCCGACGAGGTGCGCTGCCTGGACCCCGACGCCTCGGCCGCCATGGTCACCGAGATCAAGGAGGCGGCCCGCGACGGCGACTCCCTCGGCGGCATCGTCGAGGTGGTGGCCCACGGCGTGCCCGTGGGCCTCGGCAGCCACGTCCACTGGGACCGCAAGCTCGACTCCCGCCTGGCCGCCGCCCTCATGAGCATCCAGGCCGTGAAGGGCGTGGAGATCGGCGACGGCTGGGAGGTCGCCGGGCTGCGGGGGAGCGCGGCCCACGACCCCATCTCGTGGGACGCCCAGGCGTCGGACTACCGCCGCACCGGGGCCCGGGCGGGTGGCGTCGAGGGCGGGATGTCCACCGGCGAGCCGATCATCGCCCGGGCGGCCATGAAGCCCCTGGCCTCGCTCAACCGCCCGGTGCTGGGCACCGTCGACGTCCTCACCAAGGAGGAGACGGTGTCGTTCAAGGAGCGCACCGACGTCACCGCCGTGCCCGCCATGGGGGTGGTGGCCGAGACCATGGTCGCCCTCACCCTGGCCGACGAGGTGGCCCGCAAGTTCGGCGGCGACACCGTGGCCGAGACCCGCCGCAACCGCGACGGCTACCTGGCCGCCCTGCGCGAGGGCCCCCTTGGCTGA
- a CDS encoding prepilin peptidase, with protein sequence MAGTSPLLLVLLGLGGLVVGSFLNVVIVRLPDGGSLLRPPSHCPQCEAPIRPADNIPILSYVLLRGRCRSCREPIPLGYPLVEAGNAVLWVAAGARFGATWALIPFLLLFSTLLAQSVIDLELYRLLDKITFPVLGASAVLVAAVSLVEGEPDRILYALGGAVGYFVFLFVPALIYPRGMGLGDVKLALLMGLFLGWINPLLCLYALIAACLLGLVAGVVLFLARGRKSAEFPFGPWLALGCVLVILFSGTILDVYDASAPAFLALLPAGGP encoded by the coding sequence GTGGCCGGCACGTCCCCCCTGCTCCTGGTGCTGCTGGGCCTCGGCGGGCTCGTCGTGGGGTCGTTCCTGAACGTGGTCATCGTGCGCCTGCCCGACGGGGGCTCGCTGCTGCGGCCGCCGTCGCACTGCCCGCAGTGCGAGGCACCCATCCGCCCCGCCGACAACATCCCGATCCTCTCCTACGTGCTGCTCCGGGGCCGGTGCCGGTCGTGCCGGGAGCCCATCCCCCTCGGCTACCCCCTCGTCGAGGCGGGCAACGCCGTGCTCTGGGTGGCGGCCGGCGCCCGCTTCGGCGCCACCTGGGCGCTGATCCCGTTCCTGCTGCTGTTCTCCACCCTCCTGGCCCAGTCGGTGATCGACCTCGAGCTCTACCGCCTGCTCGACAAGATCACCTTCCCCGTGCTCGGGGCCTCGGCGGTGCTGGTGGCGGCGGTGTCGCTGGTCGAGGGCGAGCCCGACCGCATCCTCTACGCCCTGGGCGGCGCCGTCGGCTACTTCGTGTTCCTGTTCGTCCCCGCGCTCATCTACCCCCGGGGGATGGGTCTGGGCGACGTGAAGCTGGCCCTGCTCATGGGCCTGTTCCTGGGCTGGATCAACCCGCTGCTCTGCCTCTACGCCCTGATCGCGGCCTGCCTGCTCGGCCTGGTCGCCGGCGTCGTCCTCTTCCTCGCCCGGGGGCGCAAGAGCGCCGAGTTCCCCTTCGGCCCCTGGCTCGCCCTCGGCTGCGTGCTCGTCATCCTCTTCAGCGGCACCATCCTCGACGTCTACGACGCCTCGGCCCCGGCCTTCCTCGCCCTCCTGCCCGCCGGCGGCCCCTGA
- a CDS encoding GDSL-type esterase/lipase family protein: MTDADTRRTTGQGVHPGPHGEQHGTVPPDDVPTRPRSEPRSLRYHDLAGSRPQPAGRVLAIGALALFLAALLNADGMAELANRQQVGWKRDVARVAVAPFCAVGGLTRIKEIRGAIRDAADKTTQGCDQDPSGADSFVAPTATTTPAEVTGPTEPAVATRAPTAADPLRTWLGGDSMTIELSQSTEELLTDRPEIAITTHPQVSSGLTRPDFFDWPTYFAEDVLPEQPEAVVVMFGANDSQGMEIDGTSYQPSDPEWQEEYRRRVGVVMDQLRGDGRLVLWVGQPHMADDGFDERMGVLNEIYASEAEARPWVELLDSREVLSPDQDGYQATTADGESLRQSDGVHLDRAGAALLAEAVVEAVTARVVEGEAPG; this comes from the coding sequence ATGACCGACGCCGACACCCGACGGACCACCGGGCAGGGCGTGCACCCCGGCCCCCACGGCGAGCAGCACGGCACCGTCCCCCCCGACGACGTCCCCACCCGGCCCCGCTCCGAGCCCCGGTCCCTGCGCTACCACGACCTGGCCGGGTCCCGCCCCCAGCCTGCGGGCCGGGTCCTCGCCATCGGGGCGCTGGCCCTCTTCCTCGCCGCCCTGCTGAACGCCGACGGCATGGCCGAGCTGGCCAACCGCCAGCAGGTGGGCTGGAAGCGCGACGTGGCCCGGGTCGCGGTGGCCCCGTTCTGCGCGGTCGGCGGCCTCACCCGCATCAAGGAGATCCGGGGCGCCATCCGCGACGCGGCCGACAAGACCACCCAGGGCTGCGACCAGGACCCCTCCGGCGCCGACTCCTTCGTGGCCCCCACCGCCACCACGACCCCGGCCGAGGTCACCGGGCCCACCGAGCCCGCCGTCGCCACCCGGGCGCCCACCGCGGCCGACCCGCTGCGCACCTGGCTGGGCGGCGACTCCATGACCATCGAGCTGTCGCAGTCCACCGAGGAGCTGCTCACCGACCGGCCCGAGATCGCCATCACCACCCACCCCCAGGTGAGCTCCGGGCTCACCCGCCCCGACTTCTTCGACTGGCCCACCTACTTCGCCGAGGACGTGCTGCCCGAGCAGCCCGAGGCCGTGGTGGTCATGTTCGGGGCCAACGACTCCCAGGGCATGGAGATCGACGGCACCTCGTACCAGCCGTCGGACCCGGAGTGGCAGGAGGAGTACCGCCGGCGGGTCGGGGTGGTGATGGACCAGCTCCGGGGCGACGGCCGGCTGGTGCTGTGGGTGGGCCAGCCCCACATGGCCGACGACGGCTTCGACGAGCGCATGGGCGTGCTGAACGAGATCTACGCCTCCGAGGCCGAGGCCCGGCCCTGGGTCGAGCTCCTCGACAGCCGGGAGGTGCTCAGCCCCGACCAGGACGGCTACCAGGCCACCACCGCCGACGGCGAGTCGCTGCGCCAGAGCGATGGCGTCCACCTCGACCGGGCCGGCGCCGCCCTGCTCGCCGAGGCCGTGGTGGAGGCGGTCACGGCCCGGGTCGTCGAGGGCGAGGCCCCCGGCTGA
- a CDS encoding glycoside hydrolase family 5 protein translates to MTSRPAPHPRRLVGAVLLAWVLVLAACTGDDDADGPDEGEATTTTSVADPGAEGTGEGEGGPGRLRVSRESERPAVVDEQGREVLLRGANLNSLGDYFQANLLLPPTRPPTDEDWDQMAAAGFSVVRLLVSWSALEPTRGQVDLGYLQRIQQAVDAAEARGMHTVIDMHQDAWGKAIASPPDVRCPAGTEPAIGWDGAPAWATLTDGADTCRPVGSREGAPAVKAAFAAFYENRDGIRDAFAATWRVLASTFAQDPAVAGYDLLNEPNVVADAPTSTRQYTELVTSVIAQVRAGEAEAGGFPHIVFLEPMVLFPLPGTMPADGAVADDQVVFAPHNYAEVIGPEIPTVEQTFDVAAQAAEERGWPLWIGEHGVFSTDAEDLAVLRRFAAAQDDHLAGGAQWQWRQWCGDPHSVGTPGATPTAPQVQLNTVLCPDDVDTGPTPEILQVASRAYPRAAPGRLTELASDPAARTLTVEGRIVDDLATGGDLVLWVPGEGRPTIEGDGLGEPTIDQVPGGWDVAVPVTDSPYRVELR, encoded by the coding sequence GTGACCTCCCGCCCCGCCCCGCACCCCCGCCGCCTGGTCGGCGCCGTCCTGCTGGCCTGGGTGCTCGTCCTCGCCGCGTGCACCGGCGACGACGACGCCGACGGGCCCGACGAGGGCGAGGCCACGACCACCACCTCGGTGGCCGACCCCGGGGCCGAGGGCACGGGCGAAGGGGAGGGGGGGCCGGGCCGGCTGCGGGTGAGCCGGGAGAGCGAGCGTCCCGCCGTCGTCGACGAGCAGGGGCGAGAGGTGCTGCTGCGGGGCGCCAACCTCAACAGCCTGGGCGACTACTTCCAGGCCAACCTCCTCCTGCCCCCCACCCGGCCGCCGACCGACGAGGACTGGGACCAGATGGCGGCCGCCGGGTTCTCGGTGGTGCGCCTCCTCGTCTCGTGGTCGGCCCTGGAGCCGACCCGGGGCCAGGTCGACCTCGGCTACCTCCAACGCATCCAGCAGGCCGTCGACGCGGCCGAGGCCCGGGGGATGCACACCGTCATCGACATGCACCAGGACGCGTGGGGCAAGGCCATCGCCTCGCCCCCCGACGTGCGCTGCCCGGCGGGCACCGAGCCGGCCATCGGCTGGGACGGCGCCCCCGCCTGGGCCACCCTCACCGACGGGGCCGACACGTGCCGGCCCGTCGGCAGCCGGGAGGGCGCCCCCGCGGTGAAGGCCGCCTTCGCCGCCTTCTACGAGAACCGCGACGGCATCCGCGACGCCTTCGCCGCGACCTGGAGGGTGCTGGCGTCGACCTTCGCCCAGGACCCTGCGGTGGCCGGCTACGACCTGCTCAACGAGCCCAACGTGGTGGCCGACGCGCCGACCTCCACCCGCCAGTACACCGAGCTGGTCACCTCGGTGATCGCCCAGGTCCGGGCCGGGGAGGCCGAGGCCGGCGGCTTCCCGCACATCGTGTTCCTCGAGCCCATGGTGCTGTTCCCCCTCCCCGGCACCATGCCCGCCGACGGCGCGGTGGCCGACGACCAGGTCGTGTTCGCCCCCCACAACTACGCCGAGGTCATCGGGCCGGAGATCCCGACCGTGGAGCAGACCTTCGACGTGGCCGCCCAGGCCGCCGAGGAGCGGGGCTGGCCGCTCTGGATCGGCGAGCACGGCGTCTTCTCCACCGACGCCGAGGACCTGGCGGTGCTCCGCCGCTTCGCCGCCGCCCAGGACGACCACCTCGCCGGCGGGGCCCAGTGGCAGTGGCGGCAGTGGTGCGGCGACCCCCACAGCGTGGGCACGCCGGGGGCCACGCCCACCGCCCCCCAGGTGCAGCTGAACACCGTGCTCTGCCCCGACGACGTCGACACCGGGCCCACGCCCGAGATCCTGCAGGTCGCCTCCCGGGCCTACCCGAGGGCCGCGCCCGGCCGGCTCACCGAGCTGGCCTCGGACCCGGCCGCCCGCACCCTCACCGTCGAGGGTCGCATCGTCGACGACCTGGCCACCGGCGGCGACCTGGTCCTCTGGGTGCCGGGCGAGGGGCGACCGACGATCGAGGGCGACGGGCTGGGGGAGCCGACGATCGACCAGGTGCCGGGGGGCTGGGACGTCGCCGTCCCGGTCACCGACTCGCCGTACCGGGTGGAGCTCCGATGA
- a CDS encoding MBOAT family O-acyltransferase, with product MLFPTFEFAAFFCVVFVVSWLLRPHPLPWRLFLLAASFVFYGAFDPAYTLLLGASILANQGFAKAIAASDDERRRRAVLAVAVVANLGVLGYYKYVDFFIDSTAGTLALIGIDPGWVPLGVLLPVAISFFTFQALSYVIDTYRRDTEPASLLDFAVYLAFFPHLVAGPIVRARELIPQLEQRADPRKVNSALAFRLIMAGLFKKVVISSFLASAIVDDVFAVPEAHRSGEILVAIYAYAIQIYADFSGYTDIAIGCALLLGLRFPQNFDAPYAALSVQSFWRKWHMTLSFWLRDYLYIPLGGNQGTEQRRDLNLFLTMLIGGLWHGAAWTFVVWGSIHGAALIIERRVTEARAAAGKVPGRWSPVIRWAITFNVVCLAWVFFRAESFDNAFTLLFRLVFAPGIGPLVTPMVLFVIVAMLASQFVPTEAVNRAQAAFSRTVPAVQAVVLAGCLLLINALGPEGVPPFIYFQF from the coding sequence TTGCTGTTCCCCACCTTCGAGTTCGCCGCCTTCTTCTGCGTCGTCTTCGTCGTCTCCTGGCTGCTCCGGCCCCACCCGCTCCCGTGGCGGCTGTTCCTCCTGGCCGCCAGCTTCGTCTTCTACGGCGCCTTCGACCCCGCCTACACCCTGCTCCTGGGGGCGTCGATCCTGGCCAACCAGGGCTTCGCCAAGGCCATCGCCGCCTCCGACGACGAGCGGCGGCGGCGGGCGGTGCTGGCCGTGGCCGTCGTGGCCAACCTCGGGGTGCTCGGCTACTACAAGTACGTCGACTTCTTCATCGACTCGACGGCGGGGACCCTCGCCCTCATCGGGATCGACCCCGGCTGGGTGCCGCTCGGGGTGCTGCTGCCGGTGGCCATCTCGTTCTTCACGTTCCAGGCCCTGAGCTACGTGATCGACACCTACCGGCGCGACACCGAGCCCGCCTCGCTTCTCGACTTCGCCGTCTACCTGGCCTTCTTCCCCCACCTGGTCGCCGGGCCCATCGTGCGGGCCCGGGAGCTGATCCCCCAGCTGGAGCAGAGGGCCGATCCCCGCAAGGTCAACTCGGCCCTGGCCTTCCGGCTGATCATGGCCGGCCTGTTCAAGAAGGTGGTCATCTCCAGCTTCCTCGCCTCGGCCATCGTTGACGACGTGTTCGCGGTGCCCGAGGCGCACCGGTCGGGCGAGATCCTGGTCGCGATCTACGCCTACGCCATCCAGATCTACGCCGACTTCAGCGGCTACACCGACATCGCCATCGGCTGCGCCCTGCTCCTCGGGCTGCGGTTCCCCCAGAACTTCGACGCGCCCTACGCCGCCCTCTCGGTGCAGTCCTTCTGGCGCAAGTGGCACATGACGCTCTCTTTCTGGCTGCGCGACTACCTCTACATCCCGCTGGGCGGCAACCAGGGCACCGAGCAGCGGCGCGACCTCAACCTGTTCCTCACCATGCTGATCGGCGGCCTGTGGCACGGGGCGGCGTGGACCTTCGTGGTGTGGGGCTCGATCCACGGCGCCGCCCTCATCATCGAGCGCCGGGTGACCGAGGCGCGGGCGGCGGCCGGGAAGGTGCCGGGCCGGTGGTCGCCGGTCATCCGCTGGGCCATCACCTTCAACGTGGTCTGCCTGGCCTGGGTGTTCTTCCGGGCCGAGTCGTTCGACAACGCCTTCACCCTGCTGTTCCGCCTGGTCTTCGCCCCCGGCATCGGGCCGCTGGTGACGCCCATGGTGCTGTTCGTGATCGTGGCCATGCTCGCGTCGCAGTTCGTGCCCACCGAGGCGGTCAACCGGGCCCAGGCCGCGTTCTCCCGGACCGTCCCCGCGGTGCAGGCTGTGGTCCTGGCCGGCTGCCTCCTGCTCATCAACGCCCTCGGCCCCGAGGGCGTGCCGCCGTTCATCTACTTCCAGTTCTGA
- a CDS encoding ATP-binding protein, which translates to MAPSVPDVPDPDDVPTLLPAPGGRLRRAWRDAPLRRKLVVAVLLPAVWLVPTGIAVAVVQDRQADVRRELRADNDALGALSRLELSLVDAETGMRGYLATDDQELLEPYLDASRDLRRARTDLDAALGADGGIADEVDGRSAAAAAAVVSLVDAAPPDGPLREAALLAAKERMDAARQAVDDLQARVRAELLDHRAEADALTVRAQLVVAAGLAVSLLAGVVSVGIIGTGIGRRATAVERNARHLARGEPLEPATASGDELGRMTDELLRTSILLEQRAATMARSRDEALRATQAKDHFLSRMSHELRTPLTSILGFGQLLQMEDLAPDDREAVDQIVVSGRHLLGLINEVLDIARIESGALSLSLEPVALDRVVADCLALMAPQAEAAGVTVRHEGRVHALCDQQRTKQVVLNLVSNAIKYNDAEMRVDVVVGPGPEGTARLAVTDTGMGIGPADQERLFTPFERLGAGDTEVEGTGVGLALTRTLVEAMGGTIGVDSERGRGSTFWVHLPAAEEPTVPTAGAATPTAAAGSPSRPVVVYVDDNPANLELMARVFRDRPERLVTALRGAAVRELVRTHRPSVVLADLHLPDISGEDLVRLLRADPATRSTPVVVVSADLSPDRADALAALGVRHQLAKPLDVDRLAAVLDEIAPAGADRVPVEELPRA; encoded by the coding sequence ATGGCCCCCTCGGTCCCGGACGTGCCGGACCCCGACGACGTCCCGACCCTCCTGCCCGCCCCGGGAGGCCGCCTCCGCCGGGCCTGGCGCGACGCGCCCCTCCGGCGCAAGCTGGTGGTGGCCGTCCTCCTGCCCGCGGTGTGGCTGGTCCCGACCGGCATCGCGGTGGCCGTCGTCCAGGACCGGCAGGCGGACGTGCGCCGCGAGCTGCGGGCCGACAACGACGCCCTGGGGGCGCTGTCGCGCCTCGAGCTCAGCTTGGTCGACGCCGAGACCGGCATGCGGGGCTACCTCGCCACCGACGACCAGGAGCTGCTCGAGCCCTACCTGGACGCCAGCCGGGATCTGCGCCGGGCCCGCACCGACCTCGACGCGGCCCTCGGCGCCGACGGCGGCATCGCCGACGAGGTCGACGGCCGGTCGGCCGCGGCGGCGGCCGCGGTGGTCTCCCTCGTGGACGCGGCCCCGCCGGACGGGCCGCTGCGGGAGGCCGCGCTCCTCGCCGCCAAGGAGCGGATGGACGCCGCCCGCCAGGCCGTCGACGACCTCCAGGCCCGCGTGCGGGCCGAGCTCCTCGACCACCGGGCCGAGGCCGACGCCCTCACGGTGCGCGCCCAGCTGGTCGTGGCCGCCGGGCTGGCCGTCAGCCTGCTGGCCGGCGTGGTGAGCGTCGGGATCATCGGCACCGGCATCGGTCGGCGGGCGACCGCCGTCGAGCGGAACGCCCGGCACCTGGCGCGGGGCGAGCCGCTCGAGCCCGCGACCGCGTCGGGCGACGAGCTGGGGCGCATGACCGACGAGCTGCTGCGCACGTCGATCCTGCTCGAGCAGCGCGCCGCGACCATGGCCCGCAGCCGGGACGAGGCCCTGCGCGCCACCCAGGCCAAGGACCACTTCCTGTCCCGGATGAGCCACGAGCTGCGCACCCCGCTGACCTCGATCCTCGGCTTCGGGCAGCTGCTGCAGATGGAGGACCTGGCCCCCGACGACCGCGAGGCGGTGGACCAGATCGTGGTCTCCGGCCGCCACCTGCTGGGGCTCATCAACGAGGTCCTCGACATCGCCCGCATCGAGTCCGGTGCCCTCTCGCTGTCGCTCGAGCCGGTGGCCCTGGACCGGGTCGTGGCCGACTGCCTGGCCCTGATGGCGCCCCAGGCGGAGGCGGCCGGGGTGACGGTGCGCCACGAGGGCCGGGTCCACGCCCTCTGCGACCAGCAGCGGACCAAGCAGGTGGTGCTGAACCTCGTGTCCAACGCCATCAAGTACAACGACGCCGAGATGCGCGTCGACGTCGTCGTCGGCCCCGGCCCCGAGGGCACGGCCCGGCTGGCCGTCACCGACACGGGGATGGGCATCGGCCCCGCCGACCAGGAGAGGCTGTTCACCCCCTTCGAGCGCCTCGGGGCGGGCGACACCGAGGTCGAGGGCACGGGGGTGGGGCTGGCCCTCACCCGCACCCTGGTCGAGGCCATGGGCGGCACCATCGGCGTGGACAGCGAGCGGGGACGGGGCTCGACGTTCTGGGTCCACCTGCCGGCCGCGGAGGAGCCGACCGTCCCGACGGCGGGGGCCGCGACCCCCACCGCGGCGGCGGGCTCACCGTCGCGGCCGGTGGTGGTCTACGTCGACGACAACCCGGCCAACCTGGAGCTGATGGCGCGGGTCTTCCGGGACCGCCCCGAGCGCCTGGTCACCGCCCTGCGGGGGGCCGCGGTCCGCGAGCTGGTCCGGACCCACCGGCCCTCGGTCGTGCTCGCCGACCTGCACCTGCCCGACATCTCCGGGGAGGACCTGGTGCGCCTGCTCCGCGCCGACCCCGCCACCCGGTCCACCCCCGTCGTCGTCGTCTCCGCCGACCTCTCCCCGGACCGGGCCGACGCCCTGGCCGCCCTGGGCGTGCGCCACCAGCTGGCCAAGCCCCTCGACGTCGACCGGCTCGCCGCCGTGCTCGACGAGATCGCCCCGGCAGGGGCCGACCGGGTCCCGGTCGAGGAGCTGCCCCGCGCCTGA